A single window of Mycolicibacterium madagascariense DNA harbors:
- a CDS encoding transglutaminase-like domain-containing protein: protein MRREVGAQLQVEVFDPTTLEFQIAVAPQPGAEVTEELSFTMNGNAIEPLELIGQHGTRIHKFEAGKGTVMANYSATIIGQAEPAPVDEIDLSTYLRPSRYAEADKFYGFAATEFGNLAKSVALLEKVSSWVGTRLQYVPGSSDPIDGAADTVLAGTGVCRDYAHLVIALLRAVNVPARLVAVYAPGCYPMDFHAVAEAYVDGMWRVVDATCLAPRQTMVRIATGRDAADTAFLDNHGGGINLTNMNVTAWVEGMLPLDDVKDLVSLG from the coding sequence ATGAGGCGTGAAGTCGGAGCGCAGCTCCAGGTCGAGGTATTCGACCCGACGACGTTGGAATTCCAGATCGCGGTCGCACCGCAGCCGGGTGCCGAGGTCACCGAGGAGCTGTCGTTCACGATGAACGGCAATGCCATCGAGCCGCTCGAACTCATCGGCCAGCACGGGACCCGCATCCACAAGTTCGAGGCCGGCAAGGGCACCGTGATGGCCAACTACTCGGCGACGATCATCGGCCAGGCCGAGCCCGCTCCGGTCGACGAGATCGATCTCTCGACCTACCTGCGACCCAGCCGCTACGCCGAGGCCGACAAGTTCTACGGTTTCGCCGCAACGGAATTCGGCAATCTCGCGAAGTCAGTGGCGCTGTTGGAGAAGGTGTCGTCGTGGGTCGGCACGCGGCTGCAGTACGTGCCCGGGTCCAGCGACCCGATCGACGGCGCCGCGGACACCGTGCTGGCGGGCACCGGGGTGTGCCGGGACTACGCACACCTGGTGATCGCGCTGCTGCGGGCGGTCAACGTGCCCGCCCGCCTGGTCGCGGTCTACGCACCGGGTTGCTACCCAATGGACTTCCACGCCGTCGCCGAGGCGTACGTCGACGGGATGTGGCGGGTGGTCGACGCGACGTGCCTGGCGCCGCGGCAGACGATGGTGCGCATCGCCACCGGGCGCGACGCCGCAGACACCGCCTTCCTGGACAACCACGGCGGCGGCATCAACCTGACGAACATGAACGTGACCGCGTGGGTCGAGGGCATGTTGCCGCTCGACGACGTCAAGGACCTCGTCTCACTCGGCTAG
- a CDS encoding aminotransferase class IV: protein MTVTTSLSSNLVAVEPGAIREDTPAGSVIQYSDYELDTSSPFAGGVAWIEGEYLPAEEARISIFDTGFGHSDLTYTVAHVWHGNVFRLDDHLDRLLDGAAKLRLDAGMSKAELAEITKKCISMSQLRESFVNLTVTRGYGKKKGEKDLTKLTHQVYIYAIPYLWAFPPAEQIYGTTAVVPRHVRRAGRNTVDPTIKNYQWGDLTAASFEAKDRGARTAILLDADNCVAEGPGFNVCIVKDGKIASPSRNALPGITRKTVFELADQMGIEATLRDVTSRELYDADEIMAVTTAGGVTPINTLDGEPIGNGEPGPVTVRIRDRFWALMDEPGPLIEAIEY from the coding sequence ATGACCGTCACCACCAGCCTGAGCAGCAACCTGGTCGCCGTCGAACCGGGCGCGATCCGCGAGGACACCCCCGCCGGTTCGGTGATCCAGTACAGCGACTACGAACTGGACACCTCCAGCCCGTTCGCGGGAGGGGTGGCCTGGATCGAGGGCGAATACCTGCCCGCCGAGGAGGCGAGGATCTCCATCTTCGACACCGGCTTCGGCCACTCCGATCTCACCTACACCGTGGCACATGTGTGGCACGGCAACGTGTTTCGCCTCGATGACCACCTCGACCGCCTGCTCGACGGCGCGGCCAAGCTGCGCCTGGACGCCGGCATGAGCAAGGCCGAGCTCGCCGAGATCACCAAGAAGTGCATCTCGATGTCGCAGCTGCGCGAGTCGTTCGTCAACCTGACGGTCACCCGCGGCTACGGCAAGAAGAAGGGCGAGAAGGACCTCACCAAGCTCACCCATCAGGTCTACATCTACGCGATCCCCTACCTGTGGGCGTTCCCCCCGGCCGAGCAGATCTACGGCACCACCGCCGTCGTGCCGCGCCACGTCCGTCGCGCCGGCCGCAACACCGTCGACCCCACCATCAAGAACTACCAGTGGGGTGACTTGACGGCGGCCAGCTTCGAGGCCAAGGACCGCGGTGCCCGCACCGCGATCCTGCTGGACGCCGACAACTGCGTCGCCGAGGGCCCCGGCTTCAACGTCTGCATCGTCAAGGACGGCAAGATCGCCTCGCCGTCGCGCAACGCGTTGCCGGGCATCACCCGCAAGACGGTCTTCGAGCTCGCCGACCAGATGGGCATCGAGGCCACCCTGCGCGACGTCACCAGCCGCGAACTGTACGACGCCGACGAGATCATGGCCGTCACCACCGCGGGCGGCGTCACTCCCATCAACACCCTCGACGGCGAACCCATCGGCAACGGCGAGCCGGGACCGGTGACCGTCCGCATCCGAGATCGCTTCTGGGCCCTGATGGACGAGCCGGGCCCGCTGATCGAGGCCATCGAGTACTAG
- a CDS encoding APC family permease, translating to MTETASPITPPSPSDDEDARLASFGYTQKLDRSVGRLASFAIGFATISATTAVFTGFGAGYFTAGGPFVWTLLLAAAVFVVWVVIAADLTAKIPLAGYAYQWTSRIHGSTLALFTGVMGLAGWVCGMTGVGFILSGYLGSLFDWNMSQTAQILVAIGVMAVCTLVNLYGVRFATMVNNIGVSLELVVTVAATILVAVVALSAPDKHQPLSVLFTGGTSDAGTPYLLAWLAASLGPFFGLIGVEASADVAEETLNARHVIPRTMFYALATSIVIEFGMYVVYVLAIRNPDAVANASAAPIEEIINQQVGPVITKIVVAVALTNVMACILANILVATRLTYSMARDNMLPFSHVWRHVSPTNRTPTFAVIGLFVLSTMLLLSALVSEKAFNLIIGLSSLAVFATYVLQTVALLIGRRRGTIPAAEPGTFDLGRTRLPIYVLGLVCFTLVCIALIFLPQFAGNGYVFAGLVALTALWAVTGLRRRLASGEAGPDFAKTHLS from the coding sequence ATGACCGAAACCGCCTCACCCATCACCCCTCCCTCGCCATCCGACGACGAAGACGCTCGGCTGGCATCATTCGGCTACACCCAGAAGCTCGACCGCTCCGTCGGCCGCCTCGCGTCGTTCGCCATCGGCTTCGCGACCATCAGCGCTACCACGGCGGTGTTCACCGGCTTCGGCGCCGGCTACTTCACCGCGGGCGGCCCGTTCGTCTGGACGCTGCTGCTCGCCGCGGCGGTGTTCGTCGTCTGGGTCGTCATCGCGGCCGACCTGACGGCCAAGATCCCGCTGGCCGGCTACGCCTACCAGTGGACGAGCCGCATCCACGGTTCCACCCTCGCCCTGTTCACCGGGGTGATGGGCCTGGCCGGCTGGGTGTGCGGCATGACCGGTGTCGGGTTCATCTTGTCCGGGTACCTCGGCAGCCTGTTCGACTGGAACATGAGCCAGACCGCCCAGATCCTGGTCGCCATCGGCGTCATGGCCGTCTGCACGCTGGTGAACCTCTATGGCGTCCGGTTCGCCACGATGGTCAACAACATCGGCGTCAGCCTCGAGCTCGTCGTCACCGTCGCCGCCACGATCCTGGTGGCCGTCGTCGCGCTCTCCGCCCCCGACAAGCACCAGCCGCTCTCGGTGCTCTTCACCGGCGGCACGTCCGACGCAGGCACCCCCTACCTGCTGGCGTGGCTCGCGGCGTCGCTCGGCCCGTTCTTCGGCCTGATCGGGGTGGAGGCCAGCGCCGACGTCGCCGAGGAAACGCTCAACGCGCGCCACGTCATCCCCCGGACGATGTTCTACGCCCTGGCCACCTCGATCGTCATCGAGTTCGGGATGTACGTCGTCTACGTATTGGCGATCCGCAACCCCGACGCGGTCGCCAACGCCTCCGCCGCCCCGATCGAGGAGATCATCAACCAGCAGGTCGGTCCGGTCATCACGAAGATCGTCGTCGCGGTGGCGCTCACCAACGTCATGGCGTGCATCCTGGCCAACATCCTGGTCGCGACCCGCCTGACCTACTCGATGGCGCGCGACAACATGCTGCCGTTCTCGCACGTGTGGCGCCACGTCTCCCCCACCAACCGCACGCCCACGTTCGCCGTGATCGGCCTGTTCGTCCTGTCCACGATGCTGCTGCTGTCCGCGCTCGTCAGCGAGAAGGCGTTCAACCTCATCATCGGGTTGTCGTCCCTGGCGGTCTTCGCGACCTACGTCCTGCAGACCGTCGCCCTGCTGATCGGACGGCGCCGGGGCACCATCCCGGCCGCCGAGCCCGGCACGTTCGACCTCGGCCGCACCCGCCTGCCGATCTACGTCCTCGGCCTGGTCTGCTTCACCCTCGTCTGCATCGCGCTGATCTTCCTGCCGCAGTTCGCCGGCAACGGTTACGTGTTCGCGGGTCTGGTCGCGCTGACCGCGCTCTGGGCCGTGACCGGGCTGCGCCGGCGGCTGGCCAGCGGCGAGGCCGGACCGGACTTCGCCAAGACCCACCTCTCCTGA
- a CDS encoding LysR family transcriptional regulator, which translates to MRQLRYFAVLGEELNFRRAAEKLFITQPALSTAIKALEHQTGATLLNRNTREVTLTEVGAAFLPLARQALLAVDSAVDDLVSMARRNRRVRLGYLIGTGADVLFRLVRHFEAVYPEIRLEPREFDFSDPTAGLADGTTEVALIRPPVDLPEHRMLILDAENWVTCLPRDHRLAHRSEVSITELLDDPIVVAPGTAGRWRDYWMATDARAGRPPTIAAVAATYEEETTTIARGLGISFTSESIARLYNRQGIVYVPIVNRRHSYTALAWHPARIGEEAAALIRQVRDEWSFEEGQATERPATYY; encoded by the coding sequence CTGCGCCAGCTGCGCTACTTCGCGGTGCTCGGTGAGGAGCTGAACTTCCGGCGTGCGGCCGAGAAGCTGTTCATCACCCAGCCTGCGCTGTCGACCGCCATCAAGGCGCTCGAGCACCAGACCGGTGCGACGCTGCTGAACCGCAACACCCGTGAGGTGACGCTCACCGAGGTCGGGGCGGCCTTCCTGCCGCTGGCCCGCCAGGCCCTGCTCGCCGTCGACTCGGCCGTCGACGACCTCGTGTCGATGGCGCGCCGCAATCGCCGCGTCCGGCTGGGTTACCTCATCGGCACCGGGGCCGACGTGCTGTTCCGGCTGGTTCGCCACTTCGAGGCCGTCTATCCCGAAATACGCTTGGAGCCAAGGGAATTCGACTTCTCCGACCCCACCGCCGGGCTGGCCGACGGCACCACCGAGGTGGCCCTCATCCGGCCGCCGGTCGACCTGCCCGAACACCGGATGCTCATCCTCGACGCCGAGAACTGGGTGACGTGCCTGCCCCGCGATCACCGGCTCGCCCACCGCAGCGAGGTGTCGATCACCGAACTCCTCGACGACCCGATCGTCGTGGCGCCCGGTACCGCGGGCCGGTGGCGGGACTACTGGATGGCGACGGACGCGCGCGCGGGCCGGCCACCGACGATCGCCGCCGTCGCCGCCACCTACGAGGAGGAGACCACCACGATCGCCAGGGGTCTCGGCATCAGCTTCACCAGCGAGTCGATCGCCCGCCTGTACAACCGTCAGGGAATCGTCTACGTCCCGATCGTCAACCGTCGGCACAGCTACACCGCGCTCGCCTGGCACCCCGCCCGCATCGGGGAGGAGGCGGCGGCGCTGATCCGTCAGGTGCGCGACGAATGGAGCTTCGAGGAGGGCCAGGCCACCGAGCGGCCCGCCACGTACTACTGA
- a CDS encoding APC family permease: protein MTATDAVDSSPGLRRSVGFWGLMCVSLGSIIGSGWLLSALSAAQSAGPAAIVSWVLAAAMLIVLALVFAELGGAYPVAGGSGRFPYYSHGAFGGFVATFASWLPSVAIAPIEILGAITYLNSVSWVNHHFDMLNASTGLLNRTGLLVATLLMILFTAMNLAGVKFMSESNGLVVIWKTLVPLVAIVVIGYLSFHPGNLTAGGSFMPAGIHGVFAALPLGVVFALQGFEQAVQLAGEARNPQRDVSRAIITAMIIGALLYIALQAAFIFAVDPNDVRGGWAHPLGVGGAHSSYGAWYTLAIAVGAGWLAVVLIIDAVASPTGTGIVYIGTTARLSYALGVLPELPTRLATTDKRGVPVWSIVVSAVIGWLCFGPFPSWSKLVAVVTGATAIMYAFAPIALGALRRRDGDRPRSYRMPLPDVLLPIAFISANLLLYWGSYGVEWKLDIALVVGAALFLVGAAVKKTFSVDMFRHGYWIVPWLIGATVIGYFGNYGGLHPIFNGFVFGEWTDVVVVAAFSLIVYYWALAVAAPSDQVAAAVAKDADHRSGQHHDADVATPA from the coding sequence TTGACCGCGACGGACGCCGTCGACTCGTCTCCCGGGTTGCGGCGCAGCGTCGGCTTCTGGGGCCTGATGTGCGTGTCCCTCGGCTCGATCATCGGCTCCGGGTGGTTGCTGAGCGCGCTGAGCGCGGCGCAGTCGGCCGGTCCGGCGGCGATCGTGTCGTGGGTGCTGGCCGCGGCGATGCTGATCGTGCTCGCCCTGGTGTTCGCCGAGCTGGGCGGGGCCTACCCCGTCGCGGGCGGCTCGGGCCGCTTCCCGTACTACTCCCACGGCGCGTTCGGTGGCTTCGTTGCGACGTTCGCGTCGTGGCTCCCCTCGGTGGCGATCGCGCCCATCGAGATCCTCGGCGCCATCACCTACCTCAACAGCGTGTCGTGGGTGAACCACCACTTCGACATGCTCAACGCCAGCACCGGTCTGCTGAACCGCACCGGCCTCCTCGTCGCCACCCTGCTGATGATCCTGTTCACCGCGATGAACCTGGCCGGGGTCAAGTTCATGTCCGAGAGCAACGGGCTCGTCGTGATCTGGAAGACGCTGGTCCCGTTGGTGGCCATCGTCGTGATCGGCTACCTGTCCTTCCATCCGGGCAATCTGACCGCGGGCGGCAGCTTCATGCCGGCCGGCATCCACGGCGTGTTTGCCGCGCTGCCGCTGGGCGTCGTATTCGCCCTGCAGGGTTTCGAGCAGGCCGTCCAACTCGCGGGCGAGGCGCGCAACCCGCAGCGGGACGTCTCGCGGGCCATCATCACCGCGATGATCATCGGCGCCCTGCTCTACATCGCGCTGCAGGCGGCGTTCATCTTCGCCGTCGACCCCAACGACGTCAGGGGCGGGTGGGCGCACCCGCTCGGCGTCGGCGGCGCCCACTCCAGCTACGGCGCCTGGTACACCCTGGCGATCGCCGTCGGCGCCGGCTGGTTGGCCGTCGTCCTGATCATCGACGCCGTCGCGTCCCCCACGGGCACCGGCATCGTGTACATCGGCACGACGGCGCGGCTGTCGTACGCGCTCGGCGTGCTGCCCGAGTTGCCGACGCGGCTGGCCACCACCGACAAGCGTGGCGTGCCGGTGTGGTCGATCGTCGTCTCCGCGGTCATCGGTTGGCTGTGCTTCGGGCCGTTCCCCAGCTGGAGCAAGCTGGTCGCCGTCGTCACCGGCGCCACCGCCATCATGTACGCGTTCGCCCCAATTGCCTTGGGCGCCTTGCGTCGTCGCGATGGGGACCGCCCGCGCAGCTACCGCATGCCGCTGCCGGACGTGCTGCTGCCCATCGCGTTCATCTCCGCGAACCTGCTGCTGTACTGGGGCTCCTACGGCGTCGAGTGGAAGCTGGACATCGCCCTGGTGGTGGGCGCTGCGCTCTTCCTCGTCGGCGCGGCGGTCAAGAAGACCTTCTCCGTGGACATGTTCCGCCACGGCTACTGGATCGTCCCCTGGCTGATCGGCGCGACGGTCATCGGTTACTTCGGCAATTACGGTGGCCTGCACCCGATCTTCAACGGCTTCGTCTTCGGCGAGTGGACCGACGTGGTCGTCGTCGCCGCCTTCAGCCTGATCGTCTACTACTGGGCGCTGGCGGTGGCCGCGCCGTCCGACCAGGTCGCCGCCGCCGTCGCGAAGGATGCCGACCACCGGTCCGGGCAGCACCACGACGCTGACGTCGCCACGCCTGCCTGA
- a CDS encoding MBL fold metallo-hydrolase → MSVLGGPTTVVDIAGRRIVMDPTFDPPGPHAYLTKTAGPAVDASDLGPVDVVLVSHDQHPDNFDDAGRALAAAVPQVLTTPGSAARLGANAHGLAVWQAVELPGGDGFTSLVVQAVPAVHGPADGERDAEGFVNCEVSGFVLSGQGQPTVYLSGDNASVEAVKAVADAVGRIDVAVLFVGAARVPTKERGRPLTLTSARAAAAAEILGASVVIAAHLDSWAHFSEGMDDVVTAFDEAGTGALLDRTPRGHWTDLEYLLQV, encoded by the coding sequence ATCAGCGTGCTCGGCGGCCCCACGACTGTCGTCGACATCGCCGGTCGCCGCATCGTCATGGACCCCACGTTCGATCCGCCCGGACCCCACGCCTACCTGACCAAGACGGCGGGACCGGCGGTCGACGCGTCCGACCTCGGGCCCGTCGACGTGGTGTTGGTCAGCCACGACCAGCATCCCGACAACTTCGACGACGCCGGCCGCGCGCTCGCGGCGGCCGTCCCGCAAGTGCTCACGACCCCCGGCTCGGCCGCTCGGCTGGGCGCCAACGCGCACGGCTTGGCGGTGTGGCAGGCCGTGGAGCTGCCGGGCGGTGATGGGTTCACTTCCCTTGTCGTGCAGGCGGTTCCGGCCGTGCACGGGCCCGCCGACGGTGAGCGCGACGCGGAGGGCTTCGTCAATTGCGAGGTGTCCGGCTTCGTGCTGTCGGGTCAGGGCCAGCCGACCGTCTACCTCAGCGGCGACAACGCCTCGGTCGAGGCGGTCAAGGCCGTGGCCGACGCCGTGGGCCGAATCGACGTCGCGGTGCTCTTCGTCGGTGCGGCCCGGGTGCCGACGAAGGAACGCGGCAGGCCCCTGACGCTCACCAGCGCCCGGGCGGCCGCCGCGGCGGAGATCCTCGGCGCAAGCGTCGTCATCGCCGCGCACCTGGATTCGTGGGCGCATTTCAGCGAGGGCATGGACGACGTCGTCACGGCCTTCGACGAGGCCGGCACCGGCGCGCTCCTCGACCGAACGCCACGTGGCCACTGGACCGACCTGGAGTACCTCCTGCAGGTCTGA
- a CDS encoding HNH endonuclease signature motif containing protein, translating to MGADEVLAAIAKDAALTDELLALDFDALTDRELLTVLQRMEGTQRRRATVSHRILARMDRESNPMALGAKSLRELLIDRLKISATDAARRVDHARDLGPRVSLLGEPQEPVLARTAAAQAEGRIGADHVAQIRRFFATLPGWVSVEERERCEETLVSVAPGLTPEGLRQARKRLRAMIDPDGSAPNDATRSRRRYLVFGRQEADGTVSVQGRLDPMTAAALEAVNAKLAAPGMCNPDDEHPCTSGVPSRDQIQEDGRTQGQRNHDALSVIARGALASGELGQHNGLPVTIIVTTTLQDLEAAAGLPETPAPDWITDRGAAPEGVQTEIDLPPEAPVVQDDSAAPDESEGETTPAAVTICDAADEQACHLLPDAPGAPAESEGEYTPAAVTNCDAAGGQPPTHTNPAPAESEGQYTPAAVTICDAAGGQPPTHTDPAPAESEGEYTPAAVTLCDAAGGQTVDLVPDAPGVQDESEDDCAPAAVTNSDAAGGQTVDLVPDAPGVQDESVTICDAASEQPEPDAEPEDQDPQDPPATSPPPAAPPPPVPPPPPAFRLPPTPARPAMTAVTAGGTLIPMSDVIRMASHAYHYLTVFDRHTNEALYCGRTKRIAPAAHRIVLYARDRGCTKPGCRVPAYGTQVHHVNGWAKNGGQTNVNEEVLACPGDNRLAEFGWTVTITPQGVQWIPPPELDTGQPRLNYYHHPERLFGRPEEWGGGEQRSG from the coding sequence ATGGGTGCAGATGAGGTGCTCGCCGCGATCGCCAAGGATGCGGCGCTGACCGATGAGCTGCTGGCCCTGGACTTCGATGCCCTGACCGATCGTGAACTGCTCACCGTGCTCCAGCGTATGGAAGGCACGCAGCGCCGCCGAGCGACGGTGAGCCACCGGATCCTGGCGCGCATGGATCGGGAGAGCAATCCGATGGCCTTGGGCGCGAAGTCGTTGCGCGAGTTGTTGATCGACCGGTTGAAGATCTCGGCGACCGATGCTGCCCGGCGCGTGGACCATGCCCGTGATCTGGGGCCGCGGGTGTCGCTGCTGGGCGAGCCCCAGGAGCCGGTGCTGGCGCGCACCGCGGCCGCGCAGGCCGAGGGGCGCATCGGGGCCGATCACGTGGCGCAGATCCGCCGGTTCTTCGCCACGTTGCCCGGCTGGGTGAGCGTCGAGGAGCGTGAGCGGTGCGAGGAGACCCTGGTGTCGGTGGCGCCGGGGTTGACCCCGGAGGGGTTGCGCCAGGCGCGGAAGCGATTGCGGGCGATGATCGATCCGGATGGGTCGGCGCCCAACGACGCCACCCGGTCCCGGCGGCGGTATCTGGTGTTCGGTCGCCAGGAGGCCGATGGCACCGTCAGTGTGCAGGGGCGGTTGGACCCGATGACCGCGGCGGCGCTGGAGGCCGTCAACGCCAAGCTCGCCGCGCCGGGGATGTGCAATCCCGACGACGAGCATCCCTGCACCTCGGGGGTGCCCAGCCGCGATCAGATCCAAGAGGATGGGCGCACGCAAGGGCAGCGCAATCACGATGCGTTGTCGGTGATCGCGCGGGGGGCGTTGGCCAGTGGGGAGTTGGGTCAGCACAACGGGTTGCCGGTGACGATCATCGTGACCACCACCCTGCAGGACCTCGAGGCCGCCGCCGGCCTGCCCGAGACCCCCGCCCCGGACTGGATCACCGACCGCGGCGCCGCACCAGAGGGGGTGCAGACCGAGATCGACCTCCCACCCGAAGCGCCGGTGGTGCAGGATGATTCGGCCGCGCCCGACGAGTCCGAGGGTGAAACCACCCCAGCAGCCGTCACGATTTGTGACGCCGCCGACGAGCAGGCCTGCCACCTTCTCCCCGACGCCCCGGGCGCCCCGGCCGAGTCCGAGGGTGAGTACACCCCAGCAGCCGTCACAAATTGTGACGCCGCTGGCGGGCAGCCTCCGACCCACACCAATCCCGCCCCGGCCGAGTCCGAGGGTCAGTACACCCCAGCAGCCGTCACGATTTGTGACGCCGCTGGCGGGCAGCCTCCGACCCACACCGATCCCGCCCCGGCCGAGTCCGAGGGTGAGTACACCCCGGCAGCCGTCACACTTTGTGACGCCGCTGGCGGACAGACCGTCGACCTTGTCCCCGACGCCCCGGGCGTTCAGGACGAGTCCGAGGACGACTGCGCCCCGGCAGCCGTCACAAATAGTGACGCCGCTGGCGGACAGACCGTCGACCTTGTCCCCGACGCCCCGGGCGTTCAGGACGAGTCCGTCACCATATGTGACGCCGCCAGCGAGCAGCCCGAACCCGACGCCGAACCGGAAGACCAAGACCCGCAAGACCCGCCGGCAACATCACCCCCGCCGGCCGCACCACCCCCACCGGTACCCCCACCCCCACCGGCATTCCGGCTCCCGCCGACGCCCGCGCGGCCGGCGATGACTGCGGTGACCGCGGGCGGCACGCTGATCCCGATGTCGGACGTCATTCGGATGGCGTCGCACGCCTACCACTACCTCACGGTGTTCGACCGCCACACCAACGAGGCGCTGTACTGCGGGCGCACCAAGCGCATCGCCCCGGCGGCGCACCGCATCGTGCTCTACGCCCGCGACCGCGGCTGCACCAAGCCCGGCTGCCGGGTCCCGGCGTACGGCACCCAGGTGCACCACGTCAACGGCTGGGCCAAGAACGGCGGGCAGACCAACGTCAACGAAGAAGTGCTGGCCTGCCCCGGGGACAACCGCCTCGCCGAATTCGGTTGGACGGTCACCATCACACCCCAAGGGGTGCAATGGATCCCACCGCCGGAACTCGACACCGGCCAACCCCGGCTCAACTACTACCACCACCCCGAACGCCTCTTCGGACGCCCGGAGGAGTGGGGTGGGGGCGAGCAGCGGTCGGGTTGA
- a CDS encoding esterase family protein, producing the protein MRRLIITAVLAALLPVFMGFLGGAATANAFSRPGLPVEYLMVPSAGMGRNIKVQFQSGGPNSPAVYLLDGLRAQDDFNGWDINTPAFEWYYGSGLSVVMPVGGQSSFYSDWYKPACGKSGCQTYKWETFLTQELPAYLAQQRQVKPTGSAAVGLSMAGSAALTLAIHHPAQFPYAASLSGFLNLSEGFWPGLVNTAMGDAGGYKANDMWGPAETDPAWKYNDPMVNLPTLIANNTRIWIYCGNGTPSDLGGDNLPAKFLESFTLRTNKTFQQNYLAGGGTNGVFNFPDSGTHDWGYWGQQLQEMKPDIQRVLGATPTAVS; encoded by the coding sequence GTGCGCCGGTTGATCATCACCGCTGTCCTGGCGGCCCTGCTGCCCGTCTTCATGGGGTTCCTCGGCGGCGCCGCCACCGCGAACGCGTTCTCCCGCCCGGGCCTGCCGGTGGAGTACCTGATGGTGCCCTCGGCGGGCATGGGCCGAAACATCAAAGTCCAGTTCCAGAGCGGCGGCCCCAACTCCCCGGCGGTGTATCTGCTCGACGGGTTGCGCGCCCAGGACGACTTCAACGGCTGGGACATCAACACCCCCGCCTTCGAGTGGTACTACGGCTCGGGACTGTCGGTCGTGATGCCCGTCGGTGGCCAGTCCAGCTTCTACAGCGACTGGTACAAGCCGGCGTGCGGCAAGTCCGGGTGCCAGACCTACAAGTGGGAGACGTTCCTCACCCAGGAGCTGCCCGCGTACCTGGCGCAGCAACGGCAGGTGAAGCCGACGGGCAGCGCCGCGGTCGGACTGTCGATGGCCGGCTCGGCAGCCCTGACGCTGGCCATCCACCACCCTGCGCAATTCCCCTATGCGGCATCGCTTTCCGGGTTCCTCAACCTGTCCGAGGGCTTCTGGCCGGGACTGGTCAACACCGCGATGGGCGACGCCGGCGGCTACAAGGCCAACGACATGTGGGGCCCCGCCGAGACCGATCCGGCGTGGAAGTACAACGACCCGATGGTCAACCTGCCCACGCTGATCGCCAACAACACCAGGATCTGGATCTACTGCGGTAACGGCACGCCCAGCGATCTCGGTGGGGACAACCTGCCGGCCAAGTTCCTGGAGAGCTTCACGCTGCGCACCAACAAGACGTTCCAGCAGAACTACCTCGCGGGCGGCGGCACGAACGGCGTGTTCAACTTCCCCGACAGCGGCACCCACGACTGGGGTTACTGGGGCCAGCAGCTGCAGGAGATGAAGCCCGACATCCAGCGGGTGCTCGGCGCCACGCCGACCGCGGTCAGCTGA